The following proteins are encoded in a genomic region of Mahella australiensis 50-1 BON:
- the ylbJ gene encoding sporulation integral membrane protein YlbJ, translated as MKKAAGAYILAISASSLIFMILLFPQQSFEASLQGVHIWFEIVFPSLLPFFIGTEILISIGVVNFVGVILEPVMRPLFNTPGCSSFAYIMSITSGYPTGARITARLRQQGMVSKTEGERMLAFCSTSGPLFISGAVAVGMLGYPSAGWILLSSHYLSSITAGLIFRFYKHKEIYINTNDKPSHLLSRAISELYNTYIQNKEPLGHMLSGAVSSSVLALLNICGFIVLFSVIIHILDLSGILDIAAAVIDDPAVAKPFLAGLIEMTIGSRMLSQLQLPLWDKLPLISFIIAWGGLSVHAQVAAVTSISDLSLTPYIFAKIIQAITAALYASIFTNIIRPAYQPAFSDAQSWLAIAVRSGRLFIISVIAVLTISIAIALINHIKVIKL; from the coding sequence ATGAAAAAAGCGGCTGGCGCATATATACTGGCCATATCGGCCTCATCGTTGATATTCATGATATTGCTTTTCCCACAGCAATCCTTTGAAGCATCGCTGCAGGGTGTACACATATGGTTTGAAATAGTATTTCCATCCTTACTGCCCTTTTTTATAGGCACTGAAATACTCATATCTATAGGCGTCGTCAATTTTGTGGGTGTCATTTTGGAGCCCGTTATGAGGCCCCTTTTTAACACACCCGGATGCAGTTCTTTTGCATATATTATGAGCATAACGTCCGGTTATCCTACCGGAGCGCGCATCACTGCAAGGCTAAGGCAACAAGGCATGGTAAGCAAAACAGAAGGCGAGAGAATGCTAGCATTTTGCAGCACATCAGGTCCACTCTTCATATCCGGCGCCGTAGCCGTGGGAATGTTGGGCTACCCGTCGGCCGGATGGATACTATTGTCATCGCATTATCTGTCCAGCATAACGGCCGGCCTTATATTCCGCTTTTATAAGCACAAAGAAATATATATAAATACAAATGATAAACCATCGCACCTATTGTCAAGAGCAATATCCGAATTATATAATACGTACATACAAAACAAAGAACCGTTAGGCCATATGCTAAGTGGCGCCGTAAGCAGCTCGGTGCTTGCGCTGCTCAATATATGCGGCTTTATAGTATTGTTTTCAGTGATTATACATATACTCGACTTAAGCGGTATATTGGATATAGCCGCTGCAGTGATAGACGATCCCGCTGTGGCTAAACCGTTTTTAGCCGGGCTGATAGAAATGACCATAGGATCAAGGATGCTCAGCCAGCTTCAGCTACCATTATGGGACAAATTGCCGCTGATATCATTCATAATAGCATGGGGAGGACTGTCAGTGCATGCACAGGTGGCGGCTGTCACATCTATATCAGATCTGAGCCTCACCCCTTATATTTTCGCCAAAATTATACAGGCAATAACCGCTGCATTGTACGCTTCGATATTTACAAATATAATCCGCCCCGCATATCAGCCCGCCTTTTCTGATGCCCAGTCGTGGCTTGCGATCGCAGTGCGTTCCGGCAGGCTTTTTATAATCAGCGTTATAGCGGTATTAACCATATCGATCGCAATAGCATTAATAAATCACATAAAGGTGATAAAGCTATGA
- the rsmD gene encoding 16S rRNA (guanine(966)-N(2))-methyltransferase RsmD: protein MRITGGMAKGHKLSGPKSAGVRPTADIVKEALFNILAPYIDETVFLDLFAGTGSVGLEAMSRGAREVYFVDNKRQCVQLIKSNVSLLRMSDKAKIILADAIAAVDLLSRKQVRFDIIFMDPPYEMGYISKVLKAIVSADILNRSGILVVQRSKREALGLADVGWSTYKERAYGDTILDFIRREDN from the coding sequence ATGAGAATAACCGGAGGAATGGCTAAAGGTCATAAACTGAGCGGGCCCAAAAGTGCAGGGGTAAGGCCTACGGCCGACATAGTAAAAGAGGCGCTCTTTAATATTTTAGCGCCATATATAGATGAAACCGTATTTTTAGATTTATTTGCCGGGACCGGCAGCGTTGGCTTGGAGGCTATGAGCCGCGGTGCCCGCGAGGTTTATTTCGTAGATAATAAAAGGCAGTGTGTACAACTGATAAAAAGCAATGTTTCTTTATTGAGGATGTCCGATAAGGCTAAAATAATATTGGCTGATGCTATCGCTGCTGTAGATTTATTAAGTCGCAAGCAAGTTCGTTTTGACATAATATTTATGGATCCGCCGTATGAAATGGGATATATATCTAAAGTACTCAAAGCCATTGTGTCGGCTGATATATTAAATAGGAGCGGCATACTGGTAGTACAGCGCAGCAAAAGAGAGGCTTTAGGGCTTGCCGATGTCGGATGGAGCACCTATAAAGAAAGGGCGTATGGTGATACTATATTGGATTTTATAAGGAGAGAAGACAATTGA
- the coaD gene encoding pantetheine-phosphate adenylyltransferase, with product MKICVYPGSFDPVTNGHIDIIQRAARMFDKVIVAVVANPNKQPAFTLEDRAAFLKRVLSDMDNVEVDSFSGLLIDYMHVKKASVIIRGLRAVSDFEHEFQMALMNKKLDDNIETIFMMTSGQYSYLSSSMVKEVAGLGGCIKGLVPDEILPEVVRALRKKGE from the coding sequence TTGAAGATATGTGTTTATCCGGGAAGTTTTGATCCTGTTACAAATGGGCATATAGATATAATACAAAGGGCAGCCCGTATGTTCGATAAGGTTATAGTAGCTGTAGTGGCTAATCCGAACAAACAGCCCGCTTTTACGTTGGAGGATAGAGCGGCATTTTTAAAAAGGGTTTTATCCGACATGGACAACGTTGAAGTGGATAGTTTTTCTGGCTTGCTCATCGACTACATGCATGTGAAAAAGGCGTCGGTTATAATAAGAGGTTTAAGGGCGGTATCGGATTTTGAGCATGAATTTCAAATGGCTTTGATGAACAAAAAGCTGGATGATAATATAGAAACCATATTTATGATGACTAGCGGTCAGTACTCGTATTTGAGTTCGAGCATGGTCAAAGAGGTAGCTGGCTTAGGCGGCTGTATAAAAGGGCTGGTGCCGGACGAGATACTTCCGGAAGTGGTACGTGCTCTTAGAAAGAAGGGAGAATAG
- a CDS encoding DUF4129 domain-containing protein, which produces MTALLKRNGFKMLEATAEFLIYMPWMFCLYYVLFGDTRFFDFLPLEILFLMMGLFITDYLIAKHKAIYKIWAYMIGAIPVAIAVFLLSIYVDPFFAAIYALYLIICYMRGLAFATHDMRISYSQSKFMFGIGVLMAAFALSMYLGYLRWFSGYIIWCAVVFIAMSIIILNQLQLLRMLDMMNVEAYTTHRDVRFRNFIFSLIIIGLIVFIFEIKAIVQFLSLLVTYIGDGLRHMLLVVIQWLITWLNGLFGPSEEQGAAPPVDLSQFADSTTSPIANIIRAIMEVVFYAVAIAITVFLVYQLVKALARWISSMMERYTAGDEERSFILSLDDIVDRSSSLGQDIRRRMRRVLRHFETPQQRIRFLYAQTIKRFTDKGYEIKPQQTPDDIHSAISGLQPGADPELKELTELYDKARYSHHNVSDEEAAHAKRYRDRLFRMKL; this is translated from the coding sequence ATGACGGCGCTTTTAAAACGCAATGGATTCAAAATGCTAGAAGCAACAGCGGAATTTCTCATATATATGCCGTGGATGTTTTGCCTGTATTATGTTTTATTTGGCGATACTCGATTTTTTGATTTCCTTCCCCTTGAGATTTTATTCTTGATGATGGGTTTGTTTATAACCGATTACCTTATAGCAAAGCACAAAGCCATATACAAGATATGGGCCTATATGATAGGCGCAATACCGGTTGCCATAGCAGTGTTCTTGCTGAGTATATATGTTGATCCGTTTTTTGCTGCGATATACGCTCTGTATCTTATAATATGCTATATGCGCGGTCTAGCTTTTGCCACGCATGATATGAGGATTTCGTATAGCCAGAGCAAGTTCATGTTTGGCATAGGCGTACTTATGGCGGCCTTTGCTTTATCTATGTATCTTGGATATTTGAGATGGTTTAGCGGGTATATAATATGGTGTGCGGTGGTTTTCATTGCCATGTCCATTATAATACTAAATCAATTGCAGTTGCTTCGCATGCTGGACATGATGAATGTTGAAGCATACACCACACATCGGGATGTGAGATTTAGGAATTTTATATTTTCACTGATAATAATAGGGCTTATAGTATTCATATTCGAAATCAAAGCTATAGTACAATTTTTATCGTTATTGGTCACATATATAGGCGATGGCTTAAGGCATATGCTGCTCGTAGTGATACAGTGGCTTATAACATGGCTGAATGGTTTATTTGGACCTTCGGAAGAGCAGGGGGCCGCGCCTCCTGTAGATCTCAGCCAATTTGCCGACAGTACGACTTCTCCTATTGCGAACATTATAAGGGCCATTATGGAAGTAGTATTTTATGCTGTAGCTATAGCTATAACAGTTTTTTTGGTTTATCAATTGGTCAAGGCGCTGGCGAGATGGATTTCATCGATGATGGAAAGATATACGGCTGGGGATGAAGAAAGGAGCTTCATATTATCGTTGGACGATATAGTGGATCGGAGTTCATCGCTAGGGCAAGATATAAGACGACGTATGAGGCGCGTGCTGAGGCATTTTGAAACGCCTCAACAGCGCATACGTTTTTTATACGCCCAAACTATAAAACGCTTTACCGATAAAGGTTATGAAATAAAACCGCAGCAAACACCTGATGATATTCATTCAGCGATAAGCGGTCTACAGCCTGGCGCAGACCCTGAGCTTAAAGAGCTGACCGAGCTATACGATAAAGCCCGCTACAGCCATCACAATGTGAGCGATGAAGAAGCGGCGCATGCCAAACGATACAGGGATAGGCTATTCAGGATGAAACTGTAA
- a CDS encoding DUF58 domain-containing protein, producing MEFVWLIIALIIVVYAGDRLFSYFALKRVAYVCRFERDAAFEGESVRLIEQLINDKPLPILWLKVRLQMPLALKFENTAFVDISDKQYYQRLFSMLGYQQVTCRHVLNCVKRGYYVIDDVDMISGDILSGRRCYERIPMNMHFSVYPRFIDVEDVLIPARLINGDMIVKRWIIEDPFQIIGFRDYMPTDSLNKINWLATARQQRLQVIKHDFTASSSMIIMLNVTYKSSWVNYNVLEQSIRLCASLAQKAVDNGIPVAVMSNGLLKGYDDTIHMETPLGCSNEHMTGILEDLARLTFEYEDDFSVFLNGEIEQIPYNADILILTSYIDDDLAAAIVDIDKSRISVRVGFMEDVDWERYELNDVDVYTITEEGAIK from the coding sequence ATGGAGTTTGTTTGGCTCATAATAGCATTGATTATTGTGGTTTATGCCGGCGATCGATTATTTTCATATTTTGCATTGAAACGCGTGGCTTACGTATGCCGATTTGAACGCGATGCTGCTTTCGAGGGTGAGAGCGTGAGGCTTATAGAACAACTTATAAACGACAAACCGCTGCCCATATTATGGTTAAAAGTTAGGCTGCAGATGCCGTTGGCTTTAAAATTTGAAAATACCGCTTTTGTGGATATAAGCGATAAACAGTATTATCAAAGGCTGTTCTCTATGCTTGGCTATCAACAAGTAACGTGCAGGCATGTATTGAATTGCGTTAAGCGAGGCTACTACGTCATAGACGATGTGGATATGATATCGGGGGATATATTGAGTGGACGGCGCTGCTATGAAAGAATACCGATGAATATGCATTTTTCAGTCTATCCGCGCTTTATAGATGTGGAGGACGTGCTCATACCGGCGAGACTTATAAATGGTGATATGATAGTTAAACGCTGGATAATAGAGGATCCGTTTCAGATAATCGGATTCAGGGATTATATGCCGACAGATAGCTTGAATAAGATCAATTGGCTGGCTACCGCTCGCCAGCAAAGGCTCCAGGTCATAAAACACGATTTTACGGCTTCTTCAAGTATGATTATAATGTTGAACGTAACCTATAAATCATCTTGGGTAAATTATAATGTGCTTGAGCAAAGCATAAGGTTGTGCGCTTCGCTGGCTCAGAAAGCGGTAGATAACGGTATACCTGTAGCGGTTATGAGCAATGGCCTGCTCAAGGGCTATGACGATACCATTCACATGGAAACACCTCTGGGGTGTAGCAATGAACATATGACAGGTATATTAGAAGATCTAGCCAGGTTGACCTTTGAATATGAGGATGATTTTTCCGTTTTTTTGAACGGCGAAATAGAACAAATACCATATAACGCAGATATTCTCATATTGACATCGTACATCGACGATGACCTGGCAGCTGCCATAGTTGATATCGACAAAAGTCGTATATCGGTGCGTGTGGGTTTTATGGAGGATGTCGATTGGGAACGCTATGAGTTGAACGATGTGGATGTATATACTATAACCGAGGAAGGGGCGATCAAATGA
- a CDS encoding AAA family ATPase, which translates to MNKTKKILEVLCMQLEEIKSLADRIKANISRVIVGKSDVMDLVLTALIAGGHVLLEDVPGMGKTMLAKSLARSIDAEFRRIQFTPDLLPSDLTGINFYNQKLGEFVFRPGPIFSQILLADEINRATPRTQSSLLECMEERQVTIDGETHLLKQPFFVIATQNPVEIQGTFPLPEAQLDRFLMKIKLGYPTLEEGKEILSRFNGDNPLDYMEAVGNALQIADAQASFSAVFVSDVIREYILRIAEATRQHQGVALGVSPRGCLAVMKSAQVWAILKGRDYVLPDDVQDTAVPVLSHRIILKGNARVRGTAAEEIIQGILEEVPAPTEDLQEV; encoded by the coding sequence ATGAATAAAACAAAAAAGATTTTGGAGGTCCTTTGTATGCAGCTAGAGGAGATAAAATCATTGGCGGACAGGATAAAAGCCAACATTTCCCGGGTTATAGTGGGTAAAAGCGATGTAATGGATTTAGTGCTGACAGCATTGATAGCAGGCGGGCATGTTCTGTTGGAAGACGTGCCTGGTATGGGTAAGACGATGTTGGCTAAAAGTCTGGCGCGGTCCATAGACGCGGAATTCAGACGGATACAATTTACGCCGGATTTACTGCCTTCGGACCTAACGGGCATAAATTTTTATAATCAAAAGCTTGGAGAATTCGTGTTTCGACCGGGTCCGATATTTTCTCAAATATTGCTAGCCGATGAGATAAACAGAGCCACGCCGAGAACGCAATCCAGCCTGCTGGAATGCATGGAGGAGAGACAAGTTACCATAGATGGAGAAACCCATCTTTTGAAGCAGCCGTTCTTCGTTATAGCGACGCAGAACCCCGTTGAAATACAAGGCACATTTCCGTTACCGGAAGCGCAATTGGATCGGTTTTTGATGAAGATAAAGCTAGGCTACCCGACGTTGGAAGAGGGTAAAGAGATATTAAGCCGTTTTAATGGCGATAATCCGCTGGATTATATGGAAGCTGTGGGCAATGCTTTGCAGATAGCCGATGCGCAGGCGAGTTTTAGCGCTGTATTTGTGAGCGATGTTATAAGGGAATATATATTGAGGATAGCTGAGGCCACGCGCCAACACCAAGGGGTGGCATTGGGTGTCAGTCCGAGAGGGTGCCTGGCTGTGATGAAATCGGCTCAAGTATGGGCTATATTAAAAGGCAGGGATTACGTGCTGCCCGATGATGTGCAGGACACCGCTGTTCCGGTACTGAGCCACCGTATCATTTTAAAGGGTAATGCCAGAGTAAGAGGAACGGCGGCCGAAGAGATAATACAGGGAATACTTGAGGAAGTACCAGCGCCTACAGAGGATCTTCAGGAAGTATAA
- a CDS encoding ATPase: protein MDDVMALLERLEDELESGNNLPFTSKTMINREQCLELIKEIRIRLPDDFKQAQVVVAEKNSIIADAQRQAEAILQDAESQFKLMVDQHEITKKAYEQAREIISNAQKNAREIRLGANDYADEVLGRLDAYVSRLLDDIRKDRAELKKGHHQS, encoded by the coding sequence ATGGATGATGTAATGGCATTGCTGGAGCGGCTTGAGGATGAGCTCGAAAGTGGCAACAATCTACCGTTTACGTCAAAAACTATGATAAACAGAGAGCAATGTCTCGAGCTTATAAAGGAGATACGCATACGCCTTCCCGATGATTTCAAGCAGGCCCAAGTCGTTGTAGCTGAAAAGAACAGCATAATAGCCGATGCTCAAAGACAGGCTGAAGCTATTTTGCAGGATGCTGAAAGTCAATTTAAGCTTATGGTCGATCAACACGAGATAACCAAAAAAGCCTACGAGCAGGCCCGTGAGATAATAAGCAATGCTCAAAAGAACGCCAGAGAGATAAGGCTTGGGGCTAATGATTATGCCGATGAGGTGTTAGGTAGATTGGATGCTTACGTTTCCCGATTATTGGATGATATCCGAAAGGACCGCGCTGAATTAAAAAAGGGACACCACCAATCATAG
- a CDS encoding C40 family peptidase: protein MNQSVSRENLLQVIEKYKRVPFVHNGRSMDGLDCLGFVVLFYKEFGIYIPDGDGTPIGEQWFRDDPERYIRGIKALDGEDLGMEQLQPLDLVYFTLRRHIINHTGIMISKSEFVHMFPKKGLMISQFDLFWKMRFRGGKRLI from the coding sequence ATGAACCAAAGCGTGTCGCGGGAGAATTTACTACAGGTTATAGAGAAATATAAACGTGTACCTTTTGTCCATAACGGGCGTTCCATGGATGGATTGGATTGCCTTGGGTTCGTGGTGCTGTTTTACAAAGAATTTGGCATATATATACCAGACGGCGACGGCACTCCTATAGGAGAGCAGTGGTTCCGCGACGATCCCGAACGGTATATACGCGGTATAAAGGCATTGGACGGTGAAGATTTGGGTATGGAGCAATTACAACCTTTAGACCTGGTGTACTTTACATTGCGCCGGCATATAATAAATCACACCGGTATTATGATAAGTAAGAGCGAGTTCGTACACATGTTTCCTAAAAAGGGGCTTATGATAAGCCAATTCGATCTCTTCTGGAAGATGCGCTTTAGAGGCGGCAAAAGGCTTATATAG
- a CDS encoding nucleotidyltransferase, with translation MTVAGIVAEYNPLHNGHLYHINMTRQLSGADYVICVMSGNFVQRGEPAITNKWFRSRMALAAGIDLVIELPTVYAVQSAEQFAFGAIKLLDSIGVVDYLCFGSESGDISALTAAADVLYDEPDTLKHAIKQHLANGLSYPHAVSEALSSYAHLSIELTPNNTLAIEYLKALKALGSSIKPITIQRLHSAYNSAALEGRISSATSIRRAIFENDLEYDGIRNAMPDFAYFILSDAFAKGYGPISLDSIELIILYALRNMPKQCLENMIDISEGLEHRIKKAAMLAGNLQTLINSIKTKRYTQTRIQRTIIHAMLDMSNNLMDELTSNEGPQYIRILGFSEKGKQLLPIINSKSSLPLLSKAADYKSILSPLGRKLFEVEIEATDLYSLAYMKPALRRAGNEFVQDIYHI, from the coding sequence ATGACTGTAGCCGGAATAGTAGCCGAATACAACCCATTGCATAATGGCCATCTCTATCATATAAATATGACGCGACAATTGTCTGGCGCCGATTATGTTATATGCGTAATGAGCGGTAATTTTGTCCAACGCGGAGAGCCTGCCATTACAAACAAATGGTTTCGCAGCCGTATGGCACTGGCAGCCGGCATAGACCTTGTAATAGAACTGCCTACGGTATATGCCGTTCAAAGCGCAGAACAGTTCGCTTTCGGCGCAATAAAACTACTGGACAGCATCGGCGTCGTCGATTACCTGTGTTTTGGCAGCGAATCGGGCGACATATCGGCGCTGACAGCCGCTGCGGATGTGTTGTATGATGAGCCAGACACCCTAAAACATGCCATAAAGCAGCATTTGGCTAATGGCCTATCCTATCCCCATGCCGTATCGGAGGCGTTATCGTCATACGCGCATTTAAGCATAGAACTCACACCAAACAACACTTTGGCCATAGAATATCTCAAGGCTTTAAAAGCGCTAGGCAGCTCAATAAAGCCCATTACCATACAGCGTTTACACTCAGCCTACAACAGCGCCGCCCTGGAGGGCAGAATATCCAGCGCCACTTCCATACGCCGTGCTATATTTGAAAACGATCTAGAGTATGATGGTATACGCAACGCCATGCCAGATTTCGCGTATTTTATACTGTCCGACGCTTTTGCAAAAGGTTATGGGCCTATATCGCTGGACTCGATCGAGCTAATAATACTTTATGCTTTAAGAAATATGCCAAAACAGTGCCTCGAAAACATGATTGACATATCTGAAGGGCTGGAACACCGAATAAAGAAAGCCGCTATGTTGGCCGGCAACCTACAAACCCTTATAAATTCTATAAAAACCAAGCGCTACACGCAAACGCGTATACAACGTACCATTATCCACGCCATGCTCGATATGAGCAATAATCTCATGGATGAGTTGACTTCTAACGAGGGGCCTCAGTATATACGCATACTCGGTTTCTCAGAGAAAGGAAAACAACTGCTGCCGATTATAAACTCCAAGTCTTCGCTGCCGCTATTGTCCAAAGCCGCCGATTATAAGAGCATTTTATCACCTCTAGGTCGCAAACTTTTCGAAGTGGAGATCGAGGCCACCGATCTTTATTCGCTCGCTTATATGAAACCAGCATTGCGCCGCGCCGGTAATGAATTCGTACAGGATATATATCATATTTAG
- the murC gene encoding UDP-N-acetylmuramate--L-alanine ligase, which translates to MNYINIEELKGKHIHFIGIGGISMSGLAQILLRQGCIVTGSDVKASTLTRKLSDSGATVYIGHKADNVKGADLVVYTAAIHNDNPELNEANGLGIPTVDRATFLGQIMKNYGKGIAVAGTHGKTTTTSIISIILQNAGLDPTVLVGGELDAIGGNVRVGESQYFVTEACEYVESFLKFYPYIAVILNIERDHLDYFKDLDDIYNAFLSFAKLTPDDGYVVGCIDDPLVEQLLSDMPDKAISYGIDKPAHWTADDIAFDKKGFPSFNIYCDGLNMGRFSLSIPGRHNIYNALASVAVADLCGIDIEMIKESLRLYKGAHRRFEVKGRLEEGVTVIDDYAHHPTEIKATIQAALNYPHNHIWCVFQPHTYTRTRLLLDEFASAFYGIDHLIITDIYAAREVDDGSINSKDLALRINQAGQNAIYMEDFSSIERYILENCQPGDIIITMGAGDVYKIGDDLLEHSMIIGKVI; encoded by the coding sequence ATGAATTATATAAATATTGAAGAGCTAAAAGGCAAACATATTCATTTCATTGGCATAGGTGGAATAAGCATGAGCGGCCTGGCCCAAATACTCCTTCGACAGGGTTGCATAGTTACGGGTTCTGATGTAAAGGCCTCGACTTTAACCCGGAAACTGTCTGATTCCGGCGCTACTGTATATATAGGACATAAAGCAGATAATGTAAAGGGTGCTGATCTCGTAGTTTACACAGCGGCTATACATAACGATAATCCAGAGCTCAATGAGGCCAATGGGCTTGGTATTCCAACAGTGGACAGAGCCACATTCTTAGGACAAATTATGAAAAATTATGGCAAAGGCATAGCTGTTGCCGGCACACACGGTAAAACCACTACTACCTCTATAATATCCATTATCTTACAGAATGCCGGTCTGGACCCTACTGTACTGGTAGGCGGTGAGCTGGACGCTATAGGCGGTAATGTACGCGTAGGGGAAAGTCAGTATTTTGTAACCGAGGCATGCGAATATGTAGAAAGTTTTTTAAAGTTTTATCCATATATAGCGGTAATCTTAAACATAGAGAGGGACCACTTGGACTATTTTAAGGATTTGGATGATATATATAATGCATTCTTATCATTTGCCAAATTAACGCCCGATGATGGCTATGTGGTAGGATGCATAGATGACCCCCTTGTAGAGCAACTATTAAGCGATATGCCTGACAAGGCAATATCCTATGGCATAGATAAACCGGCACACTGGACCGCCGATGACATAGCTTTTGATAAAAAAGGCTTTCCGTCGTTTAATATATACTGCGACGGGCTAAATATGGGACGTTTTTCGCTCAGCATACCCGGACGGCATAACATCTATAACGCCTTGGCATCAGTGGCGGTAGCCGATTTATGCGGTATAGATATTGAAATGATAAAAGAATCTTTACGCCTTTACAAGGGCGCACACAGGCGTTTCGAAGTGAAAGGACGTTTAGAGGAAGGCGTCACTGTCATAGACGATTATGCGCATCATCCTACAGAAATAAAGGCCACTATACAAGCGGCATTGAATTACCCTCATAACCATATATGGTGCGTATTTCAACCTCATACCTACACACGTACCAGACTTTTACTGGACGAATTCGCGTCGGCATTCTACGGAATAGACCATCTTATCATCACAGACATATACGCTGCGAGAGAGGTCGATGATGGATCTATAAATTCAAAAGATTTGGCCCTAAGGATAAATCAAGCCGGTCAAAATGCGATCTATATGGAGGATTTCAGCTCTATCGAGCGTTATATACTTGAGAACTGCCAACCGGGAGATATAATAATAACCATGGGCGCCGGCGATGTATATAAAATAGGCGATGATCTTTTGGAGCATTCGATGATAATTGGCAAGGTCATATAG
- a CDS encoding alpha/beta-type small acid-soluble spore protein, protein MAQGQYNDSNQKVVPQAKQALEQFKYEVANELGIQTPADGYWGTLTSRDCGAVGGHMVKKMIQQAEQTLMNKGGKL, encoded by the coding sequence ATGGCACAAGGACAGTATAATGACAGCAATCAGAAGGTTGTTCCTCAAGCTAAACAAGCTTTGGAGCAATTCAAGTATGAAGTGGCAAACGAACTGGGGATTCAGACTCCTGCAGATGGTTATTGGGGAACCTTAACGTCTAGGGACTGTGGTGCAGTAGGTGGCCACATGGTTAAAAAAATGATACAGCAAGCCGAGCAGACCCTTATGAATAAAGGCGGTAAGCTGTAA